The Nitrospira tepida genome includes a window with the following:
- a CDS encoding NmrA/HSCARG family protein gives MAEKNIIAVVGATGAQGGGLVRAIMSEPNSGFTARALTRDVNGDKAKELARMGAEVVQADVHDPDSIQRAFRGAYGAFCVTFFWAHMSPEKEYAEAAGMAKAAKQAGLQHVIWSTLEDTRRWVPLSDNRMPTLMEKYKVPHFDAKGEADAEFTKLGVPTTFLLTSFYWDNLIYFGMGPKKGPDGKLVFTLPMGDRKLPGIAAEDIGKCALGLFRKGREFIGKTVGIAGEHLTGAQMAASLSRALGRDVTHQSVPFDVYRSFGFPAAADIGNMFQFMHDFNDVFCGARSLEFSRSLNPSLLTFDRWLAQNKSRIPIT, from the coding sequence ATGGCTGAAAAGAACATCATTGCGGTCGTCGGGGCGACCGGGGCGCAGGGCGGCGGATTGGTCCGCGCGATCATGAGCGAGCCGAACAGCGGCTTCACAGCCCGCGCCCTCACGCGCGACGTGAACGGGGACAAGGCCAAGGAATTGGCTCGCATGGGCGCCGAGGTCGTTCAAGCCGATGTCCATGATCCGGACAGCATCCAACGAGCCTTCCGAGGCGCCTACGGGGCCTTTTGCGTGACCTTCTTCTGGGCTCACATGTCGCCGGAGAAGGAATATGCCGAGGCGGCCGGCATGGCGAAGGCGGCGAAACAGGCGGGCCTCCAACACGTGATCTGGTCCACCTTGGAGGACACGCGCCGGTGGGTGCCGTTGAGCGACAACCGGATGCCGACGCTGATGGAGAAGTACAAGGTGCCGCACTTCGACGCCAAGGGCGAGGCCGATGCGGAATTCACCAAGCTCGGGGTTCCGACCACGTTCTTGCTGACCTCGTTCTATTGGGACAACCTGATTTATTTCGGGATGGGACCGAAGAAGGGACCGGACGGGAAGCTGGTGTTCACGCTGCCGATGGGGGACAGAAAACTGCCCGGCATCGCGGCCGAGGATATCGGCAAATGCGCCTTGGGTCTGTTTCGGAAGGGCCGGGAGTTCATCGGCAAGACCGTCGGCATTGCCGGCGAGCACCTCACCGGCGCCCAAATGGCCGCCTCATTGAGCCGGGCTTTGGGAAGGGACGTGACACATCAGTCGGTGCCGTTTGACGTCTACCGGTCTTTCGGGTTCCCCGCCGCCGCCGACATCGGCAACATGTTCCAGTTCATGCACGATTTCAATGACGTGTTTTGCGGCGCTCGCAGCCTGGAGTTCTCGCGATCCTTGAATCCGTCGCTGCTGACGTTTGACCGGTGGCTGGCGCAGAACAAATCCCGCATCCCAATTACCTAA
- a CDS encoding transglycosylase domain-containing protein, producing the protein MPRLARWVTSSLKAGLYGIALVIAMLVLSGAYLATTLTLPKGEERPPLLIYGAAFPLRVDRDLREGRVIERLGRLGYHVVAHEPRQPGEFRLTPDTLDVFLREQPDLHVSPTLVRLLLDHTRIRDIRLMPQDVPSFPVALEPQLISGLRGESRQVRSWVPIRDMPPRLIETVLAVEDHRFYWHPGIDPIAVGRALWRNLLKGGVVQGGSTITQQLAKNLFYSPKRTFGRKVQEAMAALVLEAKYRKDEILESYLNEIYLGQAGSVGIYGMEAAANSYFSKTLHDLTIDEMALIAGLIKGPNTYSPLRDRDLARQRRDIVLRRLREEGKLSEEEWTQAVNRPLSVHPPQDMVADAPYFVDYIMGRIEELSGQPLPPGARVYTTLDPILQRTAAEVLARGLGRLEQTHAHLTKNGEPLQGAMVVLDPRSGEIVAMVGGRDYRMSQFNRAVQARRQPGSLFKPLVYLAAFESKQTDGGQPITAASLLLDEPVSFESPAGTWSPQNYDKQFRGKVTVRTALEQSLNVPVVRVAQTVGAKRIAQVARGLGIRSPLDENLTLALGGSAVSLLEMTGSYGALAHDGIVMGPTAFRQVIAQEGDPLWQPVTDRRQAVSPQAAYLMTSLLKGVVERGTAARARSLGLIHPAAGKTGTTDGFRDAWFIGYTPELVVGVWVGFDDGRELKLSGSQAALPIWVDFMKDMLPADSPDFPVPSGIVTRSIDPQTGQLATSQCPESVNEVFIEGTEPTLYCEAHGEGFWDRFKRIFGL; encoded by the coding sequence ATGCCCCGACTCGCACGCTGGGTGACCAGCAGCCTCAAGGCCGGTCTCTACGGGATCGCGCTCGTGATCGCGATGCTCGTGCTGTCCGGCGCCTATCTCGCCACCACCTTGACCTTACCAAAGGGGGAAGAACGCCCGCCACTGTTGATTTATGGGGCGGCCTTTCCCCTGCGGGTGGATCGAGATCTTCGGGAAGGCCGCGTGATCGAGCGGCTTGGGCGACTCGGGTACCATGTGGTCGCGCACGAGCCGCGCCAGCCCGGCGAGTTTCGCCTGACTCCCGACACGTTGGATGTGTTTCTGCGCGAGCAGCCGGACCTGCACGTCAGCCCGACTTTGGTTCGTCTGTTGCTCGATCACACCCGCATCCGGGACATCAGGCTCATGCCACAGGACGTGCCCTCCTTCCCCGTGGCGCTTGAGCCGCAGTTGATCAGCGGGCTGCGAGGCGAATCCCGGCAGGTGCGCTCCTGGGTTCCGATTCGGGACATGCCGCCGCGCTTGATCGAGACGGTCCTTGCGGTGGAGGATCATCGGTTCTACTGGCATCCGGGGATCGATCCCATTGCGGTGGGGCGCGCGCTCTGGCGCAATCTGCTCAAGGGTGGTGTCGTCCAGGGCGGCAGCACGATCACCCAACAGTTGGCCAAGAACCTTTTCTACAGTCCGAAGCGCACGTTCGGGCGGAAGGTTCAGGAGGCGATGGCGGCGCTGGTCTTGGAGGCGAAGTACCGAAAGGACGAAATTCTGGAGAGCTATCTGAACGAAATCTATCTGGGGCAGGCCGGGTCGGTCGGCATCTACGGCATGGAGGCAGCCGCGAACAGCTACTTCAGCAAAACCCTGCATGACCTGACGATCGACGAGATGGCCCTGATCGCCGGCCTGATCAAGGGCCCCAACACCTACTCGCCGCTACGGGACCGGGACCTCGCCCGGCAGCGGCGGGATATCGTGCTCCGCCGGTTGCGCGAGGAAGGGAAACTCTCCGAAGAAGAATGGACGCAGGCCGTGAACCGCCCGCTTTCGGTCCACCCGCCGCAGGACATGGTGGCCGACGCGCCCTATTTCGTGGACTACATCATGGGGCGGATCGAAGAACTGAGCGGCCAGCCCTTGCCGCCGGGGGCCAGGGTCTATACGACGCTCGACCCGATCTTGCAGCGGACGGCGGCCGAGGTCCTTGCGCGCGGGCTTGGGCGGCTGGAACAGACCCATGCTCATTTGACCAAGAACGGCGAACCCTTGCAGGGCGCGATGGTCGTGCTCGATCCCCGCAGCGGAGAAATCGTCGCGATGGTCGGCGGGCGCGACTACCGGATGAGCCAGTTCAACCGCGCGGTGCAGGCCAGGCGGCAGCCAGGCTCGCTGTTCAAGCCGCTGGTCTATCTGGCCGCGTTCGAGTCCAAGCAAACGGACGGCGGCCAGCCGATCACGGCGGCCAGTCTGTTGCTCGATGAGCCGGTCTCCTTCGAGTCGCCCGCGGGAACCTGGTCGCCGCAGAACTACGACAAGCAGTTTCGCGGCAAGGTCACGGTCCGCACGGCCCTCGAACAGTCGCTGAACGTGCCGGTGGTGCGGGTGGCTCAAACGGTCGGGGCCAAGCGCATCGCGCAGGTGGCGCGTGGACTCGGCATCAGGAGCCCGCTGGACGAGAACCTGACGCTCGCGCTGGGCGGCTCCGCCGTGTCGTTGTTGGAAATGACCGGCAGCTACGGTGCCCTGGCCCATGACGGGATCGTCATGGGGCCGACGGCGTTCCGGCAGGTGATCGCGCAGGAGGGCGATCCCCTGTGGCAGCCGGTGACGGACCGCCGCCAAGCCGTCTCGCCCCAGGCTGCCTATCTGATGACCTCGCTGCTCAAGGGTGTGGTCGAGCGGGGCACAGCCGCGCGGGCCAGGTCCCTTGGCCTCATTCATCCGGCGGCCGGTAAGACCGGCACCACGGACGGGTTTCGGGACGCCTGGTTCATCGGCTACACGCCGGAATTGGTGGTCGGCGTCTGGGTCGGGTTTGACGACGGGCGCGAGCTGAAGCTCAGCGGGTCTCAGGCCGCGCTTCCGATCTGGGTGGACTTCATGAAGGACATGCTGCCGGCCGATTCGCCGGATTTTCCTGTGCCGTCCGGTATCGTGACCAGGTCGATCGATCCGCAAACCGGCCAATTGGCCACGTCGCAATGCCCTGAATCCGTGAACGAAGTCTTTATTGAAGGGACCGAGCCAACCCTGTATTGTGAAGCGCATGGGGAAGGATTCTGGGATCGGTTCAAACGGATTTTCGGCCTATGA
- a CDS encoding tetratricopeptide repeat protein translates to MGLSLAALLSLAFLFLGVPVAEASTATPAVAEGPTEADLEAEFRRARERLRASPAFSGTDAQTRYRLAEELSHRGDMNGAAEEYRAAIGLDPEFGEAYRGLGQVLLDYHNYAGAAEALEAAVRLHRDDGEAHYWLGRALMGVGRWPEAAQAMEAAARIKPEDAEAFVDLGLLHMVQGHGVEAQAALDRAIRLKPDDAEAHRLRELLLRHQEDREQLVAAARKVLHDLFERE, encoded by the coding sequence TTGGGTCTTTCTCTCGCCGCCCTCTTGTCCCTGGCCTTCCTGTTCCTCGGCGTGCCTGTTGCCGAGGCTTCTACGGCAACGCCGGCGGTCGCCGAAGGTCCAACGGAGGCCGACCTCGAAGCGGAGTTTCGCCGAGCCCGCGAGCGGCTTCGTGCATCCCCTGCGTTCAGCGGAACCGACGCCCAGACTCGGTATCGGCTGGCCGAAGAATTGTCCCACCGCGGCGACATGAACGGGGCGGCGGAGGAGTACCGCGCCGCCATCGGGCTCGATCCGGAATTTGGCGAAGCCTATCGAGGACTCGGGCAGGTGCTCCTAGACTACCATAACTATGCCGGAGCGGCGGAGGCGTTGGAAGCGGCGGTCCGTCTCCATCGGGATGACGGGGAGGCCCACTACTGGCTGGGACGGGCGCTGATGGGGGTCGGCCGCTGGCCTGAGGCCGCACAGGCCATGGAGGCGGCGGCGCGTATCAAACCGGAGGATGCGGAGGCCTTTGTCGATCTTGGGCTGCTGCACATGGTGCAAGGCCATGGCGTGGAAGCCCAGGCTGCGCTTGACCGGGCGATCCGCTTGAAGCCTGATGATGCCGAGGCCCACCGGCTGCGCGAGCTGTTGCTGCGGCATCAGGAGGATCGAGAACAACTCGTAGCGGCGGCTCGGAAAGTCTTGCACGATCTCTTCGAGCGGGAATAG
- a CDS encoding DegQ family serine endoprotease, which translates to MILRATGLLAIGAFIGAGCTESPPPSNATPQSETVSAQDAQAGPIPVSVATTGAATLPANETFINIAKAARASVVNISSSRKVKQEGQPFGSPFDDPFFRRFFGDEFEKRFKAPRERERQEQGLGSGVIVSTDGYIVTNNHVVEQADEIKVLLGDKRSFKGKVIGTDPKTDLAVIKIDATDLPTLKWADSAQLQVGELVLAVGNPFGLNQTVTMGIISAVGRANMGIVDYEDFIQTDAAINPGNSGGALVNLKGELIGINTAIFSRSGGYMGIGFAIPSNMVRNVMNSLVKHGKVVRGWLGVSIQELTPDLAKEFGVADAQGALVADVLDDSPAAKAKLQRGDVIIAFNGVPVKDPSHLRSMVAETSPDTTSTVTVLRDKDKKDFKVTITELPKDLAKASKEGPESSKGEHALAGITVEENKDRSGKSRHRGGVVVTDVEPDSAAERAGVRPGDVILEINRKTVRTVADFDKLTGQLSAKTPVLLLINRGNATIFLSIAP; encoded by the coding sequence ATGATCCTTCGAGCCACCGGCTTGCTGGCGATTGGCGCCTTCATCGGCGCCGGCTGTACTGAATCCCCGCCCCCTTCCAACGCCACTCCTCAATCGGAGACGGTCTCGGCCCAGGACGCGCAGGCCGGGCCGATTCCCGTGTCGGTGGCCACCACGGGAGCCGCGACCTTGCCGGCCAACGAAACCTTCATCAACATCGCCAAAGCGGCCCGCGCCTCCGTCGTGAATATTTCATCCTCCCGCAAGGTCAAGCAGGAGGGACAGCCGTTCGGCAGCCCGTTCGACGATCCGTTCTTCCGCCGGTTCTTCGGGGACGAGTTCGAAAAACGCTTCAAGGCCCCGAGGGAACGGGAGCGCCAAGAGCAGGGGCTCGGGTCCGGCGTGATCGTGAGCACAGACGGCTACATCGTCACGAACAACCATGTCGTCGAACAGGCCGACGAGATCAAGGTGTTGCTGGGCGACAAGCGCAGCTTCAAAGGCAAGGTCATCGGCACCGACCCCAAGACCGATCTGGCGGTGATCAAGATCGACGCGACCGACCTGCCGACATTGAAGTGGGCCGATTCGGCCCAATTGCAGGTCGGGGAATTGGTCCTGGCGGTCGGCAATCCCTTTGGACTCAATCAAACCGTGACGATGGGCATCATCAGCGCGGTCGGCCGGGCCAACATGGGCATCGTCGATTATGAGGACTTCATCCAGACCGACGCCGCGATCAATCCCGGCAATTCTGGCGGCGCCTTGGTGAACCTCAAGGGCGAATTGATCGGCATCAACACGGCGATCTTTTCGCGGAGCGGCGGCTACATGGGGATCGGCTTCGCCATTCCCAGCAACATGGTCCGGAACGTGATGAACAGCCTCGTCAAACATGGAAAGGTCGTGCGCGGCTGGCTCGGCGTGTCCATCCAGGAGCTGACGCCGGATCTGGCCAAGGAGTTCGGCGTTGCCGACGCACAAGGAGCCCTGGTCGCCGACGTGCTCGACGACAGTCCCGCCGCCAAGGCCAAGTTGCAGCGCGGCGACGTCATCATCGCCTTCAACGGGGTACCGGTGAAGGACCCGTCGCACCTGCGCAGCATGGTGGCGGAAACCTCGCCGGACACGACCAGCACGGTCACGGTCCTGCGTGACAAGGACAAGAAAGACTTCAAGGTGACCATCACGGAGCTGCCCAAGGACCTGGCCAAGGCCTCCAAAGAAGGGCCGGAAAGCTCCAAGGGCGAGCATGCGCTGGCGGGGATCACGGTGGAGGAGAATAAGGACCGGTCGGGAAAGAGCCGCCATCGCGGCGGCGTCGTGGTCACGGACGTGGAGCCGGACAGCGCCGCCGAGCGGGCCGGGGTCCGGCCGGGCGACGTGATCCTGGAGATCAACAGAAAGACGGTACGAACGGTCGCGGATTTTGATAAACTCACCGGCCAGCTCAGCGCCAAGACGCCGGTGCTGCTCTTGATCAATCGAGGGAACGCCACCATCTTCCTGTCGATCGCGCCATAG
- a CDS encoding IS110 family transposase → MQTSSVCVGIDISKAQLDVAMRPAGTPLSVPYDAQGISTVIARLSQVSPIRIVVEATGGLERPLLRALVDAALPVIAVNPRQVRDFAKATGRLAKTDTLDAQVLARFAEVIQPEVRALPDPQTAELAALLARRRQVLAMQRAEQNRLDRAPARVRKRIEAHLRWLRTELARLDEDLDDMIEESPIWRAREDLLQSVPGIGPVMSRTVLAELPELGLLNRKQIAALVGVAPFNRDSGRLRGRRTIWGGRAPVRTALYMATLVATRWNPVIRQFYQRLRTAGKASKVALVAAMRKLLTILNAMVHHGTPWQPAAARRA, encoded by the coding sequence ATGCAGACATCGTCGGTGTGTGTCGGAATTGATATCTCGAAAGCGCAGCTGGACGTCGCCATGCGGCCGGCTGGCACGCCGCTGAGCGTCCCGTATGATGCCCAGGGAATCAGCACGGTGATCGCACGGCTGAGCCAGGTATCGCCGATACGGATTGTCGTGGAAGCCACCGGGGGCTTGGAACGGCCGTTGCTGCGGGCGCTGGTGGACGCCGCCTTGCCCGTGATCGCGGTCAATCCGCGCCAGGTCCGGGACTTTGCCAAAGCGACGGGCCGGTTGGCGAAGACCGATACGCTGGACGCGCAGGTGTTGGCCCGCTTCGCAGAGGTCATCCAACCGGAAGTGCGGGCGCTCCCCGATCCGCAGACCGCGGAACTGGCGGCCCTGTTGGCGCGACGCCGCCAAGTGCTGGCGATGCAGCGGGCCGAGCAGAACCGGTTGGACCGAGCTCCAGCCCGCGTGCGGAAGCGGATTGAAGCCCATCTGCGCTGGTTGCGCACCGAACTGGCCCGGCTCGACGAGGACCTCGATGACATGATTGAAGAGAGCCCCATCTGGCGTGCACGCGAAGATTTGTTGCAGAGCGTGCCCGGCATCGGACCGGTAATGAGTCGCACGGTCTTGGCCGAGCTGCCGGAGTTGGGCTTGCTGAATCGCAAGCAAATTGCGGCCTTGGTGGGCGTCGCGCCCTTCAATCGGGACAGTGGGCGGCTGCGCGGCCGACGCACCATCTGGGGTGGGCGGGCCCCCGTCCGCACCGCGCTGTACATGGCGACCTTGGTGGCGACGCGCTGGAACCCCGTCATCCGGCAGTTCTACCAGCGACTGCGTACCGCCGGCAAAGCATCCAAGGTCGCGCTGGTCGCCGCGATGCGCAAGCTGCTGACCATTCTCAATGCGATGGTACATCATGGGACTCCATGGCAACCGGCCGCTGCACGGAGAGCTTGA
- a CDS encoding AAA family ATPase, translating to MATTTMPTAATLPGVTPAMIRRLVPRLAGARSRQIKEGGVIVLAGSTKLQRRKAVDLLSAELDRRVLRVDLSHIESRYIGETEKNLARLLDQAARTGAILFFDEADALFGRRNAVTDAQDRYADPKVNDLLEQLARHPGPVVVTVSRISRLSHLPPALRCEVRAVIIKKPTRQRAANKS from the coding sequence ATGGCGACCACGACGATGCCAACGGCCGCAACCCTTCCGGGAGTGACGCCGGCAATGATCCGGCGGCTCGTGCCGCGGCTGGCCGGTGCAAGGTCTCGGCAGATCAAGGAGGGCGGCGTCATCGTGCTCGCCGGTTCCACCAAGCTGCAACGCCGTAAGGCCGTCGATCTGCTGTCGGCCGAACTGGACCGGCGGGTCTTGCGCGTCGATCTCTCTCACATTGAGAGCCGGTACATCGGCGAGACGGAGAAAAATCTGGCCCGTCTGCTGGATCAGGCGGCTCGCACGGGCGCGATCCTGTTCTTTGACGAAGCAGACGCCCTGTTCGGGCGGAGGAATGCCGTCACAGATGCGCAGGATCGGTATGCCGACCCAAAGGTGAACGATCTGCTGGAACAACTCGCCCGTCATCCGGGGCCGGTCGTGGTCACCGTGAGCCGAATCTCTCGACTCTCCCACCTGCCTCCCGCGTTGCGCTGTGAGGTGCGGGCTGTGATCATCAAGAAACCGACTCGCCAACGCGCCGCAAATAAATCCTGA
- a CDS encoding class I SAM-dependent methyltransferase → MRGQPRSDYVFQRAEDQKELERLRVIETVCDPASRRRLSGTGLRAGWRCLEVGPGAGSIMNWMGEMVGSRGQVVAVDLSTKFLADQHGSNVEILQEDIRTAALPPRSFDLVHARYVLIHMQDCEVALDRMLDCLKPGGWLVIEEPDFSASRGITGPEETLRSVEKVNQAIERMYRRLGMDFMLGVKLPSLLQRRGLRSLAVENEAPLSPGGSGMATIMRLSAVQLREKYLATGVVSEADLERYCRFADDPETWAIYYATVAVSGQQARG, encoded by the coding sequence ATGAGGGGCCAGCCGCGATCGGACTATGTCTTTCAGCGGGCGGAGGATCAGAAGGAACTGGAGCGCCTTCGTGTGATCGAAACGGTCTGTGATCCGGCCAGCCGGCGGCGCCTCTCGGGGACGGGCCTGCGCGCGGGCTGGCGCTGTCTGGAAGTCGGCCCCGGCGCTGGGTCGATCATGAACTGGATGGGCGAGATGGTCGGTTCGAGGGGACAGGTCGTGGCCGTGGACCTCTCGACCAAGTTTCTGGCGGATCAGCATGGCTCGAACGTGGAGATCCTGCAGGAGGATATTCGCACGGCTGCGCTGCCGCCTCGGTCGTTTGATCTGGTTCATGCCCGATATGTATTGATCCACATGCAGGACTGCGAAGTGGCGCTGGACCGGATGTTGGACTGCCTCAAACCGGGTGGCTGGCTTGTCATCGAGGAGCCGGACTTTTCAGCGTCGCGCGGGATCACCGGACCGGAGGAGACGTTGCGCTCTGTGGAGAAGGTCAATCAGGCGATCGAGCGGATGTACAGGAGGCTCGGGATGGACTTCATGCTGGGAGTGAAGCTCCCGTCCCTGTTGCAACGTCGGGGGCTCCGATCTCTGGCGGTGGAGAATGAGGCGCCCCTCTCGCCCGGCGGGTCCGGCATGGCGACGATCATGAGGCTGTCTGCGGTGCAACTGCGGGAGAAGTATCTGGCGACCGGGGTCGTCAGTGAGGCGGACCTCGAGCGGTACTGCCGCTTTGCGGATGATCCTGAGACCTGGGCGATCTACTACGCCACGGTTGCAGTAAGCGGGCAACAAGCGAGGGGATGA